The following are encoded in a window of Lactobacillus acidophilus genomic DNA:
- a CDS encoding ammonium transporter produces MINQTNTLFVFVASVLVFFMTPGLAFFYGGMVSKKNAVNTMISVFMITGVAIVLFIAFGYNLAFGKDVGGIFGFSKSFFLNGFDLKSLYSKDSGITILTYLMFQMMFSIITPALFVGAIVGRMKFKFLVAFVVIWSILIYYPMVHMVWTPSGILAKTGMLDFAGGTVVHINAGITALLLSIFVGPRLGFDPDGEVRHYNLPWVLMGTSILWIGWYGFNVGSALTVSDVATQAFLTTTVATGTSFVVWMFLDMFLKDKTNMIGLCTGALCGLVGITPAAGYVTVAGAFAIGFICTLASYGFIHVVKPKLEVDDPLDAFGCHGISGIAGSILTGAFATKIVNPQIENGLFYGGGLHLISAQVLGTVFTIVFVGVMTTAIVLPLKKFIPIRVSREEELMGLDLAEHGEQADYGIEFEEK; encoded by the coding sequence ATGATTAACCAAACGAACACTCTATTTGTTTTTGTTGCCAGTGTTTTAGTTTTCTTCATGACACCTGGACTTGCCTTTTTCTATGGTGGCATGGTTTCAAAGAAGAATGCTGTTAACACAATGATTTCAGTTTTCATGATTACAGGTGTCGCAATTGTTTTGTTTATTGCATTTGGCTATAACCTAGCTTTTGGTAAAGATGTTGGCGGAATCTTTGGCTTTAGTAAGAGTTTTTTCTTAAATGGCTTTGATTTAAAATCTCTTTATTCTAAAGATTCAGGAATTACGATTTTAACGTATTTAATGTTTCAGATGATGTTTTCAATTATTACTCCAGCTTTATTTGTTGGAGCAATAGTAGGAAGAATGAAATTTAAATTTTTAGTAGCTTTTGTAGTTATTTGGTCAATTTTAATTTACTATCCAATGGTTCATATGGTTTGGACACCAAGTGGAATTTTAGCTAAAACAGGAATGTTAGATTTTGCAGGTGGGACTGTAGTTCATATTAATGCCGGTATTACCGCATTGCTGTTATCAATTTTTGTTGGTCCACGATTAGGCTTTGATCCGGATGGCGAAGTAAGACACTACAACTTACCTTGGGTTTTGATGGGAACCAGTATTTTATGGATTGGTTGGTATGGATTTAACGTTGGCTCTGCCTTAACTGTAAGTGACGTTGCTACTCAAGCATTTCTAACTACAACCGTTGCAACCGGTACTTCATTTGTAGTTTGGATGTTCTTAGATATGTTTCTTAAAGATAAAACTAATATGATTGGACTTTGTACGGGTGCATTATGTGGCTTAGTTGGCATAACTCCTGCTGCTGGGTATGTTACTGTAGCAGGCGCATTTGCAATTGGATTCATCTGTACATTAGCTAGTTATGGGTTTATTCATGTAGTTAAACCAAAATTAGAAGTAGATGATCCTCTCGATGCATTTGGGTGTCACGGAATTTCAGGAATTGCAGGCTCAATTTTGACAGGTGCATTCGCCACTAAGATTGTTAACCCACAAATTGAAAATGGATTATTTTATGGTGGTGGTTTACATTTAATTTCTGCTCAAGTATTGGGAACCGTGTTTACCATTGTATTTGTTGGTGTGATGACTACAGCAATTGTTTTACCACTTAAGAAATTTATTCCTATTAGAGTTTCAAGAGAAGAAGAATTAATGGGGCTTGATTTAGCAGAACATGGTGAACAAGCAGACTATGGAATTGAATTTGAAGAAAAATAA
- a CDS encoding DEAD/DEAH box helicase → MDVFSHYAPFIQDYIYEHGWQNLRPIQVAAAEEIFNTDHNVLLSASTASGKTEAAFFPILSDIYEEKQDSVKVLYIAPLKALINDQYERLTELCQDVDIPIWRWHGDVSQSQKRKMLKHPSGVLQITPESLESFMINKHMDVPHLFSGLKYIVIDELHSFLRSDRGGQTFCLIERLSKLANVNPRRIGLSATIGNLEVAGKFLGAGSNRKTDAPKVQNAPQIWHLSMEHFYKTDPQASSDDFDPNYVEPKTDKAPELADPGMGYIFEHTRGKKCLVFTNSREECEAVCQELRGYCSYNHEPDRFMIHHGNLSTFLRETAEAAMKDEDVYMTTCATATLELGIDIGKLESAFQIDAPFTVSGFLQRMGRTGRRGNPPEMHFVMREEHPESRAMLPELMPWSLLQGIALVQLYAEQKWVEPPEPNRLPYSLLYHQTMSTLASSGEMTPAELASRVLTLSYFHNVSQEDYRILLKYLLKTGHIEWTENGGLIVGLAGERVVNNFKFYAVFQENEEFSVHAGSEELGTIVKPPPVGDKIAIAGRVWVVEDIDIKRHQVYCHEVDGRIPAYFGDVPGDIQPEILQRMKKVLNEKMMYPYLMQNAKARLTQTRDTASAANLLKKNLINLGGNMWCLFPWTGTYAFLALERLIRIKCGKKLNIRSFNSSRPYFMYFSMDASEEEFWRILDEEAAKDFEPLDLVYSNEVPGIDKYDQYLPKELLRKEFAYSILDVNEMKHCVKEMVNNYLL, encoded by the coding sequence ATGGATGTTTTTTCACATTATGCACCATTTATCCAAGATTATATTTATGAACATGGCTGGCAGAATTTACGACCGATACAGGTAGCTGCAGCAGAAGAGATATTTAATACTGATCATAATGTCTTATTGTCTGCTTCTACTGCATCGGGGAAAACAGAAGCAGCCTTTTTTCCTATCCTTTCGGATATCTATGAAGAAAAACAAGACTCTGTTAAGGTGCTATATATTGCGCCACTTAAGGCTTTAATCAACGATCAATATGAACGACTAACTGAATTATGCCAAGATGTAGACATTCCAATTTGGCGCTGGCATGGGGATGTATCACAGAGTCAAAAGAGAAAGATGTTGAAGCATCCCTCAGGCGTTTTACAAATAACTCCAGAATCATTGGAAAGTTTCATGATTAATAAGCATATGGATGTTCCGCATCTTTTTAGTGGTTTGAAATATATTGTTATTGATGAACTGCACTCCTTTTTAAGAAGTGATCGTGGTGGTCAGACTTTTTGTTTAATCGAGCGCTTATCTAAATTGGCTAATGTTAATCCAAGAAGAATTGGTTTATCTGCTACAATTGGAAACTTAGAAGTGGCTGGTAAATTTTTAGGAGCAGGCTCAAATAGAAAGACGGATGCTCCTAAGGTGCAAAATGCGCCCCAGATTTGGCATTTATCTATGGAGCATTTTTATAAAACCGATCCGCAAGCTAGCAGTGACGATTTTGATCCTAATTACGTTGAACCTAAGACAGATAAAGCGCCTGAATTAGCCGATCCTGGTATGGGGTATATTTTTGAGCATACACGCGGTAAAAAGTGTCTAGTTTTTACCAATAGTCGTGAAGAATGTGAAGCCGTTTGCCAGGAATTAAGAGGCTATTGCTCCTATAACCACGAACCTGATCGTTTTATGATTCACCATGGTAATCTTTCTACATTTTTAAGAGAAACCGCTGAGGCTGCAATGAAAGATGAAGATGTTTATATGACGACCTGCGCTACAGCGACACTAGAATTAGGCATTGATATTGGTAAATTAGAGTCTGCTTTTCAAATTGATGCACCATTCACTGTGTCGGGCTTTTTACAGAGAATGGGGCGAACAGGACGGCGTGGCAATCCGCCTGAGATGCATTTTGTAATGAGAGAAGAACACCCTGAATCAAGAGCAATGCTGCCAGAATTGATGCCATGGTCATTGTTACAAGGAATAGCGCTAGTTCAGCTTTATGCAGAGCAAAAATGGGTTGAACCTCCTGAACCCAACCGTTTGCCTTATAGTTTGCTCTATCATCAAACTATGAGTACGTTGGCTTCAAGCGGTGAGATGACCCCAGCAGAGCTGGCTTCACGGGTATTAACTTTGTCATATTTTCATAATGTAAGCCAAGAAGATTACCGTATTTTGCTTAAGTATTTACTAAAGACGGGGCATATTGAATGGACGGAAAATGGTGGTCTAATCGTCGGCTTAGCTGGTGAGAGAGTAGTTAATAATTTTAAATTTTATGCTGTTTTTCAAGAAAATGAGGAATTCAGCGTGCATGCTGGTAGTGAAGAACTAGGAACGATCGTTAAGCCGCCACCTGTTGGCGATAAGATAGCAATTGCTGGACGAGTATGGGTAGTTGAGGATATTGATATTAAGCGTCATCAGGTCTATTGTCACGAAGTAGATGGTAGAATTCCTGCATATTTTGGTGATGTGCCGGGAGACATTCAACCTGAAATTTTGCAAAGAATGAAAAAGGTATTGAATGAAAAGATGATGTATCCATATTTGATGCAAAATGCTAAGGCGCGTTTGACTCAAACGCGAGATACTGCTTCTGCAGCAAACTTGTTAAAGAAGAATTTGATTAATCTTGGTGGAAATATGTGGTGCTTGTTTCCTTGGACAGGTACCTATGCTTTTTTGGCATTAGAGCGTTTAATTAGAATTAAGTGTGGTAAAAAATTAAATATTCGCAGTTTTAATTCATCCAGACCATACTTTATGTATTTTTCAATGGATGCAAGTGAAGAAGAGTTTTGGCGAATTTTAGATGAAGAAGCTGCTAAGGATTTTGAACCACTGGATTTGGTATACTCTAATGAAGTTCCAGGAATTGATAAATATGATCAGTATTTACCGAAGGAATTACTAAGAAAAGAATTTGCTTATAGCATATTAGATGTTAATGAAATGAAACATTGCGTAAAAGAAATGGTAAATAACTATTTGTTATAA
- a CDS encoding ATP-binding protein: MPQKRKVPKRIAQTVLNSLKGGVVPRIGLPYITVGRKAEIEALLHDVDVIQEGGASFRFIVGRYGSGKSFLLQTIRNYVMDKNFVVVDGDLSPERRLQGSKGQGLATYRELIQNLSTKTRPEGGALMLILDRWINTIQTQVATETDLNNDDPKFEQKVDKKIYDVISSLNELVHGFDFAKLLNMYYHAYMSGDDETKAKVVKWFRGEYSHKTEAKKDLGVDIIISDSDWYEYLKLFATFFRQAGYAGLMIMIDELVNIYKIPNAISRQYNYEKILTMYNDTLQGKAKYLGIIMCGTPQAIEDRRRGVYSYEALRSRLASGKFTQVGARDMYAPVIKLEPLTAEEMMVLTEKLADMHANLYGYERTITDDDLMQFIKIEYARVGADTNITPREIIRDFIEILDIIWQNPDTKIADLLNSDQFSYAKSEAVSDNKEKDYTEFKL; the protein is encoded by the coding sequence ATGCCACAAAAAAGAAAAGTGCCTAAAAGAATAGCTCAAACTGTGTTGAATTCCTTAAAGGGTGGGGTTGTACCCAGAATTGGTCTGCCATATATTACAGTTGGCCGTAAAGCAGAAATTGAGGCACTGCTTCATGATGTAGATGTAATTCAAGAAGGCGGGGCTAGTTTCCGCTTTATCGTGGGCCGTTATGGTTCTGGTAAAAGTTTCTTATTGCAGACAATTCGTAATTATGTCATGGATAAAAATTTTGTTGTAGTAGACGGTGATTTATCTCCAGAAAGACGTCTTCAAGGCTCAAAAGGTCAGGGCCTTGCAACGTACCGCGAATTAATTCAAAATCTTTCTACTAAGACTAGACCTGAAGGCGGAGCCTTAATGCTAATCTTGGATCGCTGGATTAATACGATTCAAACACAGGTCGCAACTGAAACTGACTTAAACAATGATGATCCTAAATTTGAACAAAAAGTTGATAAAAAGATTTATGATGTAATTTCATCATTAAATGAATTAGTACACGGCTTTGATTTTGCTAAATTGCTTAACATGTATTATCACGCTTATATGAGCGGCGATGATGAGACGAAAGCTAAAGTAGTTAAGTGGTTTAGAGGAGAATATAGCCATAAAACTGAAGCTAAAAAAGATTTAGGTGTTGATATTATCATCTCCGATAGTGACTGGTATGAATATTTAAAACTGTTTGCGACCTTCTTTAGACAAGCTGGGTATGCTGGTTTAATGATCATGATCGATGAACTTGTTAATATCTATAAAATTCCTAATGCAATTAGTCGTCAGTATAATTATGAAAAGATTTTGACTATGTATAACGATACTTTGCAGGGCAAGGCTAAGTACTTAGGTATTATCATGTGCGGTACACCTCAGGCAATTGAGGATCGCCGCCGCGGCGTTTATTCATATGAAGCATTAAGAAGTAGATTAGCCTCAGGTAAATTTACTCAAGTAGGAGCACGCGATATGTATGCGCCAGTAATTAAGCTTGAACCATTGACCGCAGAAGAGATGATGGTTTTGACAGAAAAATTGGCCGATATGCATGCTAATTTGTATGGCTACGAAAGAACTATTACCGATGATGATTTGATGCAATTTATTAAAATTGAATATGCGCGAGTAGGTGCAGATACTAATATTACCCCTCGTGAGATAATTCGTGACTTTATAGAAATTCTAGATATTATTTGGCAAAATCCTGATACTAAGATTGCTGATTTACTTAATTCAGATCAATTTAGCTATGCTAAATCTGAAGCTGTTTCAGATAATAAAGAAAAGGATTATACCGAATTTAAGTTATAA